A region from the Ciconia boyciana chromosome 1, ASM3463844v1, whole genome shotgun sequence genome encodes:
- the MAB21L1 gene encoding putative nucleotidyltransferase MAB21L1, translating to MIAAQAKLVYHLNKYYNEKCQARKAAIAKTIREVCKVVSDVLKEVEVQEPRFISSLNEMDNRYEGLEVISPTEFEVVLYLNQMGVFNFVDDGSLPGCAVLKLSDGRKRSMSLWVEFITASGYLSARKIRSRFQTLVAQAVDKCSYRDVVKMVADTSEVKLRIRDRYVVQITPAFKCTGIWPRSAAHWPLPHIPWPGPNRVAEVKAEGFNLLSKECHSLAGKQSSAESDAWVLQFAEAENRLQMGGCRKKCLSILKTLRDRHLELPGQPLNNYHMKTLVSYECEKHPRESDWDESCLGDRLNGILLQLISCLQCRRCPHYFLPNLDLFQGKPHSALENAAKQTWRLAREILTNPKSLEKL from the coding sequence ATGATCGCGGCCCAGGCCAAGCTGGTGTATCATCTGAATAAATACTACAACGAGAAATGCCAAGCCCGGAAAGCTGCCATCGCCAAAACGATCCGAGAAGTCTGCAAAGTGGTGTCGGACGTGCTGAAGGAGGTGGAGGTGCAGGAGCCTCGCTTCATCAGTTCCTTGAACGAGATGGACAATCGCTACGAGGGGTTGGAAGTCATCTCCCCCACGGAGTTCGAAGTCGTGCTGTACCTGAACCAAATGGGGGTTTTCAACTTCGTGGACGACGGCTCCTTGCCGGGCTGCGCTGTGTTAAAGTTAAGCGACGGGCGCAAGAGGAGTATGTCCCTCTGGGTGGAGTTCATCACGGCGTCTGGCTACCTCTCCGCTCGCAAAATCCGGTCCAGATTTCAGACTCTGGTGGCTCAAGCCGTGGATAAGTGCAGTTACAGAGACGTGGTAAAGATGGTGGCGGACACCAGCGAGGTGAAGCTGAGAATCAGGGACAGGTACGTCGTGCAGATCACTCCGGCGTTCAAATGCACGGGGATCTGGCCGCGGAGTGCTGCCCACTGGCCGCTTCCCCACATCCCCTGGCCGGGACCCAACAGGGTGGCGGAGGTCAAGGCGGAAGGCTTCAACCTCTTATCCAAGGAGTGCCACTCTCTGGCCGGCAAGCAGAGCTCGGCCGAGAGCGATGCCTGGGTGCTGCAGTTCGCGGAAGCCGAGAACAGACTGCAGATGGGCGGCTGCAGGAAGAAATGCCTCTCTATCCTCAAAACCTTGCGGGACCGTCACCTGGAGCTGCCGGGCCAGCCCCTGAATAATTATCACATGAAGACTCTGGTTTCATACGAATGCGAAAAGCATCCCCGCGAATCGGACTGGGACGAGTCGTGCCTGGGGGACCGGCTCAACGGGATTTTACTGCAGCTCATCTCCTGCCTCCAGTGCAGGAGGTGCCCGCATTACTTCTTGCCCAACCTAGACCTCTTTCAGGGCAAACCTCACTCGGCCCTGGAAAACGCGGCCAAACAAACGTGGCGACTGGCTAGGGAAATACTTACCAACCCGAAAAGTTTGGAGAAACTTTAG